The Streptococcus toyakuensis genome has a window encoding:
- a CDS encoding DUF3278 domain-containing protein: MKKETFTEKLIKRTYGISGPLDEYKRREADRIGNQVFIILFYLMIFGNLIPLLLAYKYPQEVALIYPPLILVIALIAAGYVTYQMKKTGITAIDPDMLNEKESKQLYYPGLKAGLFFGLWMFFITPLLSILIGEGQDYFHSLLTIRNGVSSILGSIFFGASIQFLISRRIAKTKKEQDED; encoded by the coding sequence ATGAAAAAAGAAACCTTCACTGAAAAACTGATCAAACGCACATACGGTATCTCTGGTCCCCTTGACGAATACAAACGGCGTGAGGCCGATCGTATTGGGAACCAAGTCTTTATCATCCTCTTTTATCTGATGATTTTCGGAAATCTTATTCCACTCCTTCTGGCCTATAAATACCCTCAAGAAGTGGCTCTAATCTATCCTCCTCTGATTCTAGTGATTGCCCTCATCGCTGCTGGCTATGTCACCTACCAAATGAAAAAAACAGGGATTACAGCTATTGATCCAGATATGCTGAATGAGAAAGAAAGCAAGCAACTATACTACCCAGGTCTTAAAGCAGGTTTGTTCTTTGGTCTATGGATGTTTTTTATAACTCCTCTTCTCAGTATACTCATAGGTGAAGGTCAGGACTATTTTCATTCTCTCCTAACTATAAGAAATGGTGTATCAAGCATTCTCGGTTCTATCTTCTTCGGAGCGAGCATACAGTTCCTCATCTCCCGTCGCATTGCAAAAACTAAAAAAGAGCAAGATGAGGATTAG
- a CDS encoding helix-turn-helix transcriptional regulator produces the protein MNRVKEFRKELGISQLELAKDIGVSRQTINMIENDKYNPTLELCLNLARSLQTDLNSLFWEDNF, from the coding sequence ATGAATCGTGTGAAAGAATTTCGCAAGGAACTGGGCATTTCCCAGCTCGAGCTCGCCAAGGATATCGGTGTCTCGAGACAAACCATCAACATGATTGAGAACGACAAGTACAATCCAACTCTGGAACTCTGTCTCAATCTCGCCCGTAGCCTCCAAACTGACCTCAACAGTCTCTTTTGGGAGGATAATTTTTAA
- a CDS encoding DUF3278 domain-containing protein, whose product MKKEDLTTRLLRNFFHIQGPFDECRQEVIYKACARSMIQIFYSSFILFLFYILFGSFIEIVRNVMPYIYFGLILFMSIKAQKAVQELHLEKDDKSEIILKTYSKAQIKFRSWIVFIGIQIGLFTLLIFHKVFVQQMSLSDFVKLLMQFDKSGPFLMYGLIIGSIFGTLTYGFLSLQEEKTPKNTKQKEKSKQ is encoded by the coding sequence ATGAAAAAAGAAGACTTAACAACTCGCCTACTTCGAAATTTCTTTCATATCCAAGGGCCTTTTGATGAATGCCGTCAAGAGGTTATCTACAAGGCTTGCGCCCGTTCCATGATCCAAATCTTTTACTCTTCCTTCATTCTCTTCCTGTTCTATATTTTGTTCGGAAGCTTTATAGAAATTGTTCGAAATGTTATGCCCTACATCTATTTTGGACTCATTTTGTTCATGAGTATAAAAGCTCAAAAAGCCGTCCAAGAGCTTCATCTTGAAAAGGATGACAAATCAGAAATCATTCTCAAAACCTACAGCAAAGCCCAAATCAAATTCCGAAGCTGGATTGTGTTTATCGGTATTCAGATTGGCCTCTTTACCTTACTCATCTTTCATAAAGTCTTCGTTCAGCAGATGTCCCTTTCAGATTTTGTGAAGTTGCTCATGCAATTCGATAAAAGTGGTCCTTTCCTAATGTACGGTCTGATTATCGGTAGCATTTTTGGAACCCTGACCTACGGCTTTCTATCCCTACAGGAGGAGAAAACTCCTAAAAATACCAAACAGAAGGAGAAAAGCAAGCAGTGA